GTGGCCTCGTGGATCGTAAGCGATAATTTCTCTTCGATATAATGGTAAAGTGACTGGTTGATGATTTCCTCTGTCAATCCCTTGACCAGATTTGCTGGCAGATAGGTGGTTTCAAGGGCCATTGGTACATTATCTGCAAGCCTGACACGTTTGATTTCGTATACTGGTGTATTTTCACTTATCTTGAGACGATCGGCTACTTCCCGTCCGGATGGAATAATTTCAAACGAAACAAGTCTGCTTCCGGGAGTGAAGCCGCGTTCTTTCATATCTTCTGTGAAACTTGTCAATCCCTGCAGACGCTGTTCGACCTTCTTTTTGTTCACGAACGTGCCTTTGCCTTTTTGCCGGTATAAATATCCGTCATTCACAAGGTTTGTCAATGCCTGCCTGATGGTCATCCTGCTGATTTGGAACATGTCTGCATAGACGCGTTCTGAGGGAATCGCTTCATCTGGCTG
This DNA window, taken from Mesobacillus boroniphilus, encodes the following:
- a CDS encoding GntR family transcriptional regulator produces the protein MIDKNSPIPIYHQLEEYIKAQIDNGDLQPDEAIPSERVYADMFQISRMTIRQALTNLVNDGYLYRQKGKGTFVNKKKVEQRLQGLTSFTEDMKERGFTPGSRLVSFEIIPSGREVADRLKISENTPVYEIKRVRLADNVPMALETTYLPANLVKGLTEEIINQSLYHYIEEKLSLTIHEATQQIEASIAKEQELRLLEIEKGSPVLLILRTSYLKDGTPFEFVKSAYRADRYKFVHTMQRG